DNA sequence from the Methanofollis formosanus genome:
GACCATGGCCCGCGGCGTCGTCGTCTACCAGATCTTCGAGTACATCGAAGAGGTCAAGGAAGTCGTCTTTGTCGAGTCCTTCAAGCGCCCCGAGCTCCCGAAGGAGGAGCCCGTCGAGGCCGCTGCAGAAGAGCCCGCCGAAGAGCAGGCCGAGGAATAATCCTCAATACCTTTTTTTCTTTCCTCTCAGGACGTCGTCGAGAAATGCCCCGGCCCGGGCATCGAGGCGGTACCTGATCGTGCGTCCGTCCTCTCCAACCTCCACCGTCCCGTCGTCACAGAGGTGTTTCAGGTGTCTGGAGACTGCCGGCCCTGAGATACCGAGGCGTGCCGCGATCTCTTTCCGACTGAGCCCGGGTTCTCTGAAGAGTATAGAAATGATCGTGCTCTTCGCCTCGTTCCTGAGAGAGCCGAGGATCTTCATCTCGTTCTCGTCGTACCTGCCGCTGTTCTCGTAGTAGCGTACATACCCGCCGGTGCGTGCGGCGACGATCTTGCCGGCGTCCTGGAGAAGTGCAAGGTGGTAGCGGAGCGTCCCGATGTTTGTCCCGGTGAGTCTGGAGAGCATGTGCATGTGGGCGCCCGGCATCGAACGGATCGCTTCGTAGATCCGCCGCCGCGTTCTGTTCTCAAGGATATTCTCCCTGGAGACCTGCCGGTACCCGAGATAGGGCCAGGCATGGAAGACGACGGCAAGATCAGAAGCAAAGAAGAGGAGGTGAGAAAGGAAGAAGGCCAGGTTCAGGAGCGGGGCGCCTGTCACCGGGGGAACCCTCTGCCAGATGCCCTTCGGGAGACAGAAGGCGAAGATGTCCTCGGGGAGGGAGACGCCGGTCGTCATCTCCCCGAACTCCGCGGTCAGAAGAACCGCCCCGTCCCGGTCGATCCCCTCGACCTGCACAATCTCCATGCTCCCGGCGTCGACCAGGATCCTGAGAGATTCAGTCTCTACGGGAAACGGCCAGGGGTCTGCCGGTGCTGCGGTCCGGAGCAGATAGACGGGACGGCCGTCATGCTCTGCCGTCCATGCCGCTCCGACCGTCATACTCCTGAGCGCGCTGACGGCGGTCTCAAGATATGTGCCCGGAACGTTCGAGAGGTTGTCTGTTGTGGCGCCTCTCGTCGCCGGGAAATCTGCGGTCGGCGGCCAGTACTTCCACAGGAGTCCGTCACGTACGACGACGACCCCGACGCCGTCATGATATTCAGGGTGCAGGAGATCGGCCCTGAAACAGTCGGGCGGTTCTGCCCTGATCAGGATCTCTTCCTCTCGATCTCCCGGTCCGTGCACCGCCACTGTCGCCGAGATCGATCCCGCCTGCTCGTAGGCCGCCACCGTCCGGAGGGCGACCTCATCGGCGTCGGCGACCGGGCCTGCCGCACCGGCCGCCACAGGGTCGGCCGCAAGAACCAGCACAGCAAGCGTAAAAAGTATTTTTTCTCTCAGTAGCACGGATCCGCATCCTCTGGTCAAAACAGAGGATGGGAGTCTGCATAGAAAGATGTTCTCTCACAGAATGTTTCAGGTCGGTCTTCTGGATCGCAGTGAAGCTGATCATGAGAGAAAAAATATATTCTGGGTTTGCATGAGGATCAATCAATGCACAATCCCTCCCATCCCGACAGCACCGTTGAGATCACGTCGGTCAGGTTCCGGCCGACGATGAAGGCCCTGACACCGATCTTCCTCTATCTCGGAGTGTTCATCCTGGTCTTCGCCGCGATTGCCCTCCTCACCTATGAGCCGTATTCCGAGATGATCTCAAAAACTCCTTCGGGAACGTTCACCGTGGCGAAGATGAACCCGCCTCCTGACCCCGCCATCCTCCTCAACGCCCCCATATTTGTAGCAGTCGGAATGGTGGCCGCGGCGGTCGCCATCGCGATGTACAACCTGGTCGCCGGCCGTTTCAGAGGGATCATGGTCAGGACCAGGGGATCGCCGGGGGTCGAGGAGAGAGGGATCGCCATCAGGGACTTGGATGTCTGTGCTGCCGGCGGGATCGGCGGCGTGATCTTCTTCGGACTGGGTGCCTGCACCTGCCTCCTCTATTGGGGTCTTGGGTGGCTGAGTTCCATCTGGTGGCCGCACTCCGGAGCGATCTACGGATTTTACACGAATGAGATGACTATCATCACCGTCCTCTGGATTATCTCCCAGGTCGCGGTCGGCTTTGTCGTCTTCGGAGGTGCCGCACTCCTGTACAATCTCTTTCTGCCGTGGACTCGCGGTGCGGTGGTGACCGTCAGGGGGACGGCCGGGGGTGACGGGGAAGAGTTTACGGACAGGATGTACGCAATCAGAGCCTTCGCCACACCGACGGTCGCCAGGGCCGCGGCGGCGATCGGGTTCGGATTTGGGTGCCTCCTTGTTGCAACCATGCTCCTCGGCGCGATCACCGGCTTTCCGTTCCTGCCCGGCCTCCCGGAGACCGAGACCTTCGCCTTCGACCTCCTCGTCTGCCCCTTCATCTACGCGGGAGGGGCCTTCCTCATCGGTGCGATCGCCTCCATCATCTACAACGCGGCCGCCCGCGTCCTGCGGGGGTTTGTATTTCGTGCTGAAAGAGAGGAGAATACAACTTCGTAGAATTGCTTATGAAGCGAACGCACGCCTCAGGCATACCGCATGAAAAGTTATTCATGGTATTGGTCATGATCCCTGGGCTCAAGCATACAGGATGAAAATTGTTCGGAGGCGATCTTCCTGAGTGTGAAAGGGTTCTTGATTACGCCCATGCTAAAGTGCGGCGGGCGAGGACACCGTTCTATCGCCGCCCCCTGGCTATCTTCGTTCGTGAGGGGTTCCGGGGGGCAAAGCCCTCCGGCGAGGATAGGCGGGGGCGGCAATTCAAGGGTGATCCTGCGTGGTGTCTTGCTCCGAAGAACGCCGGGAACCGCTTCGTAGAATTGCTCTGGATAACTCTCTCTGCGGAGGGCTGGCCGGCCCCCTCTTCATAATCATTGATTGTGCCTTCCCAGCCCTATCTTCGTCCCTGGGGTCTCGGGGGCGGAGCCCCCGGGCGTGAGCATGAGTGAAGGCGACGGATTCAGTTCACAGGGGGAGTTGAGGTGATGAAAAGAGGATGTTTTCTGCAGAGCCCGGTTTCCGGATCTATCCTGACAGGTACACAGACCTATCCGATCTTAAACCGCAGCAGCGCCGCCACCCCGCCCAGGGCTTCGAGTTGCTGGCCGGGTTCGAACTCCGAACTGAGGACGACGACCTTTGCGTTCATCTGCTCGGCGGTCTCGAGGAGTCTGTTCACCCAGGGTTTCCTGAGGTCTTCGTCCAGCACGAGCACCTCCTCCACCGCCCCGAAGTTGACGGCGTCGGCCACCTCCGCCCGGCCGTAGGCGACCGGGTCGCCGCTCCCGATCCGCCTGAGCACCTCCTCCATCCTGGTCACCTCACGGGAGAGCTGGAGGTCGCCGACCAGGCGCTCGAGCACGCCCTGGCCGATCACGTCCTGGACCGCCCCCCTCCCGGTACGCCTCGTCTCGACGGTGACGACCCGTTCGCCGAGGTCGGCGTCCTTTGCCTTGAGGAACTTGACGAAGTCGTCCTTCACAAACCCCGGCCCGGCGACGACCACCGGCCCGGTCACTTCCGAGAGGGTGGCGAGGGCGTCGGCGAAGAAGACGGACCTTTTGTCGGTGTCGACCCGCTTCCCGCTCCCGCCGGTGACGGTCACCACCCGCTCGGGCCCGTACTGCCTGATGCGGAAGAGTTCGGCCTCACCTTCCTCGACGGTGAGGACATGGATGACGTCATGGAGCGTCGCCTCCACCGCCCGCTCCACCCGTTCGAGGTCAACGGCCCGCCAGCGCTTGACGACCGAGACCTCGTGGCCGGGATCGAGGTTGAAGGTGTGGTACGAGGCGACGTCCACCCCGTACTCGATCGTGCCCCCGACCCTCAGGCGGGTGGCATACTCGTGGAACTCCACCTTCTCGACCCTGACACCCAGGCGGACCGGCCGCTTCTCGACCTTCTCAGGTCTGAGTTTGTCGGTCGCCCCGTCGAGGCTGCGCAACGTCGTCGCGAAGACCAGGTCGCCGGGCGCGATGAGGTGCTTGAGGTGCCAGAGGTCGTCGACGTTCTCAGGGAA
Encoded proteins:
- a CDS encoding winged helix-turn-helix transcriptional regulator, yielding MLLREKILFTLAVLVLAADPVAAGAAGPVADADEVALRTVAAYEQAGSISATVAVHGPGDREEEILIRAEPPDCFRADLLHPEYHDGVGVVVVRDGLLWKYWPPTADFPATRGATTDNLSNVPGTYLETAVSALRSMTVGAAWTAEHDGRPVYLLRTAAPADPWPFPVETESLRILVDAGSMEIVQVEGIDRDGAVLLTAEFGEMTTGVSLPEDIFAFCLPKGIWQRVPPVTGAPLLNLAFFLSHLLFFASDLAVVFHAWPYLGYRQVSRENILENRTRRRIYEAIRSMPGAHMHMLSRLTGTNIGTLRYHLALLQDAGKIVAARTGGYVRYYENSGRYDENEMKILGSLRNEAKSTIISILFREPGLSRKEIAARLGISGPAVSRHLKHLCDDGTVEVGEDGRTIRYRLDARAGAFLDDVLRGKKKRY
- a CDS encoding mRNA surveillance protein pelota, which produces MKVEFGELKRSYGEAKLFPENVDDLWHLKHLIAPGDLVFATTLRSLDGATDKLRPEKVEKRPVRLGVRVEKVEFHEYATRLRVGGTIEYGVDVASYHTFNLDPGHEVSVVKRWRAVDLERVERAVEATLHDVIHVLTVEEGEAELFRIRQYGPERVVTVTGGSGKRVDTDKRSVFFADALATLSEVTGPVVVAGPGFVKDDFVKFLKAKDADLGERVVTVETRRTGRGAVQDVIGQGVLERLVGDLQLSREVTRMEEVLRRIGSGDPVAYGRAEVADAVNFGAVEEVLVLDEDLRKPWVNRLLETAEQMNAKVVVLSSEFEPGQQLEALGGVAALLRFKIG